The following proteins come from a genomic window of Salvia hispanica cultivar TCC Black 2014 chromosome 4, UniMelb_Shisp_WGS_1.0, whole genome shotgun sequence:
- the LOC125222918 gene encoding eukaryotic translation initiation factor 3 subunit H produces the protein MANTATRSFLQVAVTEEATPPLRVVQIEGLVILKIIKHCKEFSPALVTGQLLGLDVGSVLEVTNCFPFPIREEDEEVEAEGANYQLEMMRCLREVNVDNNTVGWYQSTMFGSFQTVELIETFMNYQENIRRCVCIIYDPSRANQGVLALKALKLSDTFMELYRTNNFKGEKLREKNLSFVDIFEEIPIKVSNSALISAFMTELEADTPVTQCDYDRLHLSTSPILERNVEFLIECMDDLSMEQQKFQFYYRNLSRQEAQKQAWLQKRRAENVARKNAGEEPLPEEDPTNPIFKPIPEPSRLDSFLVTNQIANYCNQINGVAGQSFSRLYLMKALHEK, from the exons ATGGCTAACA CTGCAACGAGGTCTTTCCTGCAAGTGGCGGTCACGGAGGAGGCCACGCCGCCGCTCAGAGTCGTCCAGATCGAAGGACTG GTTATTCTGAAGATAATTAAGCACTGCAAGGAGTTCTCGCCGGCTCTGGTTACTGGGCAGCTGCTTGGTTTGGACGTTGGTAGTGTTCTCGAAGTCACTAATTGCTTCCCGTTTCCG ATCCGTGAGGAAGATGAGGAGGTTGAAGCTGAAGGTGCTAATTATCAGCTGGAGATGATGAGATGCCTAAGGGAGGTTAATGTAGACAACAATACTGTTGGTTG GTATCAATCAACTATGTTTGGCTCTTTCCAGACAGTGGAATTGATAGAGACTTTTATGAATTACCAG GAAAATATAAGAAGATGTGTATGCATCATTTATGACCCTTCAAGAGCTAATCAAGGTGTCCTAGCGTTGAAGGCACTGAAGCTTTCTGATACATTCATGGAGCTTTATCGCACAAATAACTTCAAAGGAGAGAA GTTGAGGGAGAAAAATCTTTCCTTTGTGGATATTTTTGAAGAGATTCCT ATCAAGGTTTCAAACTCTGCTCTAATCAGCGCATTTATGACTGAGCTCGAGGCAGATACTCCAGTCACACAG TGTGATTATGATAGACTGCATCTCTCAACCAGTCCCATTTTAGAGAGAAATGTGGAGTTTCTAATTGAATGCATGGATGACTTGTCAATGGAACAACAAAAG TTCCAATTCTACTACAGGAATCTGTCTCGTCAAGAAGCACAGAAGCAGGCCTGGCTTCAGAAGAGAAG GGCTGAAAATGTTGCGCGGAAGAATGCAGGGGAAGAGCCATTACCTGAGGAGGATCCCACAAACCCTATCTTCAAGCCTATTCCCGAGCCATCAAGATTGGATAGTTTCCTCGTAACAAATCAAATTGCAAACTATTGCAACCAAATCAATGG AGTGGCTGGACAAAGCTTTAGCAGACTGTATCTGATGAAGGCTCTTCATGAGAAGTAA